Proteins encoded by one window of Polaribacter haliotis:
- a CDS encoding DUF423 domain-containing protein translates to MFKNIIFTCFLGMLAIILGAFGAHALKETLTADQLLSFETAVRYQMYHVIVLLIVNMYEGFSSKQKNTISYLFFIGILLFSGSIYLIQLISVSAKSIWFVTPFGGLFLIIGWVSMIAIFIKKSRKR, encoded by the coding sequence ATGTTTAAAAATATTATTTTCACTTGTTTTTTAGGAATGTTGGCAATTATTTTAGGAGCTTTTGGAGCACATGCTTTAAAAGAAACGTTAACTGCAGATCAATTATTGAGTTTCGAAACAGCAGTTCGTTATCAAATGTATCATGTAATTGTGTTATTAATTGTAAATATGTACGAAGGGTTTTCATCAAAACAAAAAAACACAATTAGCTATTTATTTTTTATTGGAATCTTACTTTTCTCTGGTTCTATATATCTAATTCAATTAATAAGTGTTTCAGCAAAATCGATTTGGTTTGTAACGCCTTTTGGTGGTCTTTTTCTAATCATAGGTTGGGTTTCCATGATTGCGATATTCATAAAAAAAAGTAGAAAACGATAA
- a CDS encoding Nramp family divalent metal transporter has product MIKNWFKNIGPGTLVAAAFIGPGTVTICTLAGVNFGFNLLWAMLLSIIATIVLQEMAARLGIISQKGLSEVIREEMKIPFLKHFVTLLILAAIVVGNASYEAGNISGGILGLETIFGKSILNFGDISINLMSSVIGVIAFVLLYIGNYKFLEKALVTLVLVMSVSFLITAIVTKPDIVEILKGLFIPRFPEKSLLTVIGLIGTTVVPYNLFLHASLVKERWNKTEDLKLARKDTIISIILGGLVSMAIIVSAAAIPFGEITNAADLAKGLAPLYGEFAKYFLALGLFAAGITSAITAPLAAAYVAKGCLGWSGGLKSRKFRSVWIIILVLGVVFSSIGIKPIDIIKFAQVANGMLLPIIAGILLWIMNKKSVLGNYINSKTQNIIGFVILAITIFLGAKGILKVFNLI; this is encoded by the coding sequence ATGATAAAAAATTGGTTTAAAAACATTGGTCCAGGAACATTAGTTGCAGCCGCTTTTATTGGCCCAGGAACTGTAACAATTTGTACGTTAGCAGGCGTAAATTTCGGATTCAATTTATTGTGGGCGATGTTACTTTCTATTATTGCAACGATTGTTTTACAAGAAATGGCTGCAAGATTGGGTATTATTTCTCAAAAAGGATTGTCTGAAGTTATTAGAGAAGAAATGAAAATTCCTTTTTTAAAACACTTTGTAACGCTGTTAATTTTAGCCGCAATTGTGGTTGGAAATGCATCTTATGAAGCAGGAAATATCAGTGGAGGAATTTTAGGATTGGAAACTATTTTTGGAAAATCGATTTTAAATTTTGGCGATATTTCTATCAATTTAATGAGTTCTGTAATTGGTGTAATTGCATTTGTGCTTTTATATATTGGAAATTATAAATTTCTTGAAAAAGCATTGGTAACACTTGTTTTAGTGATGAGTGTTTCCTTTTTAATAACTGCAATAGTTACAAAACCAGACATTGTAGAAATCTTAAAAGGACTTTTTATTCCGAGATTTCCAGAGAAAAGTTTACTAACAGTTATTGGTTTAATTGGTACAACTGTTGTGCCTTATAATTTGTTTTTACACGCTTCTTTAGTAAAAGAAAGGTGGAATAAAACCGAAGATTTAAAATTGGCAAGAAAAGATACCATCATTTCTATTATTTTAGGAGGCTTGGTTTCTATGGCAATTATTGTTTCTGCAGCTGCAATTCCATTTGGCGAGATAACAAACGCAGCAGATTTGGCAAAAGGTTTGGCGCCTTTGTATGGCGAATTTGCAAAGTATTTTTTGGCTTTGGGTTTATTTGCAGCAGGAATAACATCTGCAATTACAGCACCTTTAGCTGCTGCTTATGTTGCAAAAGGTTGTTTGGGTTGGAGTGGAGGTTTAAAATCCAGAAAATTTAGAAGCGTTTGGATTATCATTTTAGTTTTAGGAGTTGTTTTTTCTTCCATAGGAATAAAACCAATAGATATTATAAAGTTTGCGCAAGTTGCAAACGGAATGTTATTGCCAATAATTGCAGGAATTTTATTGTGGATTATGAATAAAAAATCTGTTTTAGGCAATTATATAAATTCTAAAACGCAGAATATTATTGGTTTTGTAATTTTAGCAATTACCATATTTTTAGGAGCAAAAGGTATCTTAAAAGTCTTTAATCTTATTTAA
- a CDS encoding saccharopine dehydrogenase family protein, with amino-acid sequence MKNILIIGAGKSSSSLIKYLLEKSEQENLFLTIGDISIENATKLINNHKNATAIIFDVFDKNQRVKEIQKSDIVVSMLPARFHIEVAKDCVKYSKNMVTASYVSNEMKALDTQVKEKGLVFMNEIGVDPGLDHMSAMQIIDSIREKNAKMLLFESFTGGLVAPESDNNLWNYKFTWNPRNVVLAGQGGAAMFIQEGTYKYIPYHKLFRRTEFLKINNTKFEAYANRDSLKYRSVYGLEKIPTMYRGTIRKVGFSRAWNIFVQLGMTDDSYTIEDSENMSYRDFVNLFLAYSPSDSVELKLRSYLKIDQDDIMWEKLIELDIFNPKKKIGIKNATPAKMLQRILEDSWTLHEHDKDMIVMQHLFGYEIDGEKHQIESSLVVLGENQTYTAMAKTVGLPVAIATLKILKGEIKTPGVQIPISKEVYEPILKELEQYGIKFIEKETTYLGYNPNNVIG; translated from the coding sequence ATGAAAAACATATTAATTATTGGTGCAGGTAAATCGAGTTCATCTCTTATAAAATACCTTTTAGAAAAATCTGAACAGGAAAATCTATTCTTAACTATTGGAGATATTTCAATTGAAAATGCAACTAAATTAATTAATAATCATAAAAATGCGACTGCTATTATTTTTGATGTTTTTGATAAAAACCAGCGTGTAAAAGAGATTCAAAAATCTGATATTGTGGTTTCTATGTTGCCTGCAAGATTTCATATTGAGGTTGCTAAAGACTGTGTAAAATACAGTAAAAACATGGTTACTGCATCTTATGTTTCCAATGAAATGAAAGCTTTAGATACGCAAGTAAAAGAAAAAGGGCTCGTTTTTATGAATGAAATTGGTGTAGATCCAGGTTTAGATCATATGAGTGCCATGCAAATTATTGACAGCATTAGAGAAAAAAATGCAAAAATGTTATTGTTTGAATCTTTTACAGGTGGTTTGGTTGCACCAGAAAGCGATAACAATCTTTGGAATTATAAATTTACTTGGAACCCAAGAAATGTTGTTTTAGCAGGACAAGGAGGTGCTGCAATGTTTATTCAAGAAGGAACTTATAAATACATTCCTTATCATAAATTGTTTCGAAGAACAGAATTTTTAAAAATAAACAACACCAAGTTTGAAGCCTATGCAAATAGAGATTCGTTAAAATATAGAAGTGTTTATGGTTTAGAAAAAATTCCTACAATGTACAGAGGAACTATTAGAAAAGTTGGTTTTTCGAGAGCTTGGAATATTTTTGTTCAGTTAGGCATGACAGATGATTCTTACACAATTGAAGATTCTGAAAACATGAGTTACAGAGATTTTGTCAATTTATTTTTAGCCTATTCTCCTTCCGATTCTGTGGAATTAAAACTACGTTCTTATCTAAAAATAGATCAAGATGATATTATGTGGGAAAAATTAATTGAACTTGATATTTTTAATCCGAAGAAAAAAATAGGCATTAAAAATGCAACGCCCGCAAAAATGTTACAACGTATTTTAGAAGATTCTTGGACTTTACATGAACATGATAAAGATATGATTGTAATGCAACATTTGTTTGGCTATGAAATTGATGGCGAAAAGCATCAAATTGAGAGTAGTTTAGTTGTTCTTGGAGAAAACCAAACGTATACAGCAATGGCTAAAACTGTTGGTTTACCTGTTGCAATTGCTACTTTAAAAATATTAAAAGGAGAAATAAAAACACCTGGAGTTCAAATTCCTATTTCTAAAGAAGTGTATGAACCAATTTTGAAGGAATTAGAGCAATATGGAATTAAATTTATTGAAAAAGAAACCACTTATTTAGGATACAATCCTAATAACGTGATTGGGTAA
- the pxpA gene encoding 5-oxoprolinase subunit PxpA, with translation MKIDINCDVGEGIENEHLLMPHISSCNIACGGHFGNAVTIDKTIQLAIENKVLIGAHPSFPDTKNFGRMVMNISHEALQKSIENQLELFESRLALVDEKLHHIKPHGALYNLIAVDKNFAEIFLKSIEKYSKDVFLYVPYNSVIEKLAIEKSIKIKYEVFSDRNYNNDLTLVSRNKENALITDKEDVFKHVLSMYKGKVKTISGELKTIKADTFCIHGDNKNAVSILEYLSEKLKKEGIKIA, from the coding sequence ATGAAAATCGATATTAATTGTGATGTTGGAGAAGGAATTGAAAATGAGCACTTATTAATGCCACATATTTCGTCTTGCAATATTGCTTGTGGAGGTCATTTTGGAAATGCAGTAACAATCGATAAAACCATACAATTAGCAATCGAAAATAAGGTATTAATTGGAGCACATCCATCTTTTCCTGACACAAAAAACTTCGGAAGAATGGTAATGAACATTTCCCATGAAGCGCTTCAAAAAAGTATCGAAAATCAGTTAGAATTGTTTGAAAGTAGGTTGGCTTTGGTTGATGAAAAACTACATCACATAAAACCTCATGGAGCTTTGTATAATTTAATTGCTGTCGATAAAAATTTTGCAGAAATCTTTTTAAAATCTATCGAAAAATATAGTAAAGATGTTTTTTTATATGTTCCTTATAATTCTGTTATTGAAAAGTTAGCGATTGAAAAAAGCATAAAAATAAAGTATGAAGTTTTTTCGGATAGAAATTACAATAACGATTTAACTTTGGTTTCAAGAAACAAAGAAAATGCTTTAATTACTGATAAAGAAGACGTTTTTAAGCATGTTTTGTCAATGTATAAAGGAAAGGTAAAAACCATTTCAGGAGAACTTAAAACTATAAAGGCAGATACTTTTTGTATTCATGGAGATAATAAAAATGCAGTTTCAATATTAGAATACTTATCCGAAAAACTAAAAAAAGAAGGAATTAAAATTGCATAA
- the pckA gene encoding phosphoenolpyruvate carboxykinase (ATP), whose protein sequence is MVDTNTKSISLNSLGIKNATIRYQLSSDELHSETLQKKQGVASSLGAIAVNTGEFTGRSPKDRFIVKDDVTKDEVWWSNINLPFDSDKFDALYNKVTDYLSGKEIFVRDSYACADKNYKLNIRVVNEYPWSNMFTYNMFLRPTAEELKDFSPEWTVVNAPGFMADPAIDGTRQHNFAILNFTKKIALIGGTGYTGEIKKGIFSALNFILPVFKNTLPMHCSANVGKDGDTAIFFGLSGTGKTTLSTDPNRSLIGDDEHGWTAENTVFNFEGGCYAKVINLSEEQEPEIFGAIKKGAILENVVMDDKGVIDFADTSITQNTRVSYPIYHIDNIKEPSIGKNPKNIFFLTADAFGVLPPISKLTPNQAAYHFISGYTAKVAGTEAGVTEPTPSFSACFGAPFMPLHPTRYAEMLSKKMKDAGVNVWLINTGWSGGQYGVGRRMPLKYTRAMITAVLNGDLGSYRYEDYHIHSVFGVAQPRTCPGVPTELLSPRATWNDDEAYYKTAFKLSNAFRHNFTQFEEIASEDIRRGGPQRYAF, encoded by the coding sequence ATGGTAGATACAAATACGAAATCGATTTCGTTAAATAGTCTAGGAATCAAAAATGCAACAATTCGTTATCAACTTTCTTCAGACGAATTACACAGCGAAACTTTACAAAAAAAACAAGGAGTAGCATCTTCTTTAGGAGCAATTGCTGTAAACACAGGTGAGTTTACGGGGCGATCTCCAAAAGATCGTTTTATTGTAAAAGACGACGTTACAAAAGACGAAGTTTGGTGGAGTAACATCAACCTTCCTTTCGATTCAGATAAATTTGATGCGCTTTATAATAAAGTGACAGATTATTTATCAGGAAAAGAAATCTTTGTAAGAGATTCGTATGCTTGTGCAGATAAAAATTATAAATTAAATATTAGAGTTGTAAACGAATATCCTTGGAGCAATATGTTTACTTACAATATGTTTTTACGACCAACTGCAGAAGAATTAAAAGATTTTTCTCCAGAATGGACAGTTGTAAATGCACCAGGTTTTATGGCAGATCCAGCAATAGATGGAACTCGCCAACATAACTTTGCAATTTTAAATTTTACAAAAAAAATAGCTTTAATTGGTGGAACTGGTTATACTGGTGAAATCAAAAAAGGAATTTTTTCTGCGTTGAATTTTATACTTCCAGTATTCAAAAATACCTTACCAATGCATTGTTCTGCAAATGTTGGTAAAGATGGAGATACAGCTATCTTTTTCGGATTATCTGGAACAGGAAAAACTACATTATCTACAGATCCAAACAGAAGTTTAATTGGTGATGATGAACATGGTTGGACTGCAGAAAATACTGTTTTTAATTTTGAAGGTGGTTGTTATGCAAAAGTGATTAATTTATCGGAAGAACAAGAACCAGAAATTTTCGGAGCCATTAAAAAAGGAGCAATTCTAGAAAATGTTGTGATGGATGATAAAGGAGTTATCGATTTTGCAGATACCTCAATCACACAAAATACAAGAGTTAGTTATCCAATTTATCATATAGATAATATTAAAGAACCATCAATTGGTAAAAATCCAAAGAATATTTTCTTTTTAACTGCAGATGCTTTTGGAGTTTTGCCTCCAATTTCGAAGTTAACGCCAAACCAAGCAGCATACCATTTTATTTCTGGTTATACAGCAAAAGTTGCAGGAACAGAAGCAGGAGTTACAGAACCAACACCAAGTTTTTCTGCGTGTTTTGGTGCACCTTTTATGCCTTTGCATCCTACAAGATATGCAGAAATGTTAAGCAAAAAGATGAAAGATGCTGGAGTAAATGTTTGGTTGATAAATACAGGTTGGTCTGGAGGCCAATATGGAGTTGGTAGAAGAATGCCTTTAAAATATACAAGAGCAATGATTACTGCTGTTTTAAATGGAGATTTAGGAAGCTATAGATACGAAGATTATCATATTCATTCTGTTTTCGGAGTTGCACAACCAAGAACATGTCCTGGAGTTCCAACAGAATTATTAAGTCCAAGAGCAACTTGGAATGATGATGAAGCATATTATAAAACAGCATTTAAGTTATCGAATGCTTTTAGACATAATTTTACACAATTTGAAGAAATAGCAAGCGAAGATATTCGTAGAGGAGGCCCTCAACGTTATGCTTTTTAA